One window of the Choristoneura fumiferana chromosome 18, NRCan_CFum_1, whole genome shotgun sequence genome contains the following:
- the LOC141438245 gene encoding uncharacterized protein, with product MKCLMLIMALAINIVFSDGSCTKTNTQFTNSQCVRSTLTNCNVRNSQLDTTTCTNSQYDGVYITTSTTTNTRISGRGCSINTCTITGGVAAPSAACRISGCTLSAN from the exons ATGAAGTGTTTAATGCTGATCATGGCTCTTGCCATCAATATTG TATTTTCTGATGGCTCGTGTACAAAAACGAACACTCAGTTCACGAACTCCCAGTGCGTCAGATCGACTTTGACCAACTGCAACGTCCGTAACAGCCAGCTCGACACCACTACCTGTACAAACAGCCAATACGACGGCGTCTATATAACGACTTCAACAACTACTAATACACGTATTTCAGGCCGTGGATGCTCAATTAACACTTGCACTATCACCGGGGGTGTAGCTGCTCCATCTGCTGCTTGCAGGATTTCTGGGTGCACACTGAGTGCTAATTAG